In Sphingomonas sp. SUN019, one genomic interval encodes:
- a CDS encoding MmgE/PrpD family protein gives MTVSETLARFLTTATAPEGVLHEAKRLLLNQLKASVGAKEHPAVRLLHDWATEHGGTGASVHWYGTPTTPQAAAMVNGALYEVLDFHDTYIPCFMHAVSAVLPAVLALAEARGASGRDLLIALALGVEAELAVATILMPTGYCRGGVPAGLTGGVGAAAACCVLAGLDEARTTHALGIAMCTAFGLYASVGSMTLSYITGATARSGLSAFELAERGFTAPATAFEGDRGMFQALCDEDAAKIAPALATLGHEWRLFGQTYKVVPTETITHGPVECVLAVRPRAAGRTVDRMTFKVNPLVQSIADERRDRFGAPSSESEATFDLRHCAAAAWLRGRFTTAETTADCYTDPAVLALRDRIDLIADDARATFEGCSLEVAFTDGSTEARNVDHFLGTPGARVPDATLGQLFRDYAGALPPGRADAIIDTVWALDTVPGIRTLTHLLRIDA, from the coding sequence ATGACCGTATCCGAAACGTTGGCCCGGTTCCTGACGACCGCGACCGCGCCCGAAGGCGTACTGCACGAAGCGAAACGCTTGCTGCTCAATCAGTTGAAGGCGTCGGTGGGGGCGAAGGAGCATCCTGCGGTTCGTCTCCTACACGACTGGGCGACCGAGCATGGCGGGACAGGGGCGAGCGTGCATTGGTACGGAACGCCGACGACTCCGCAGGCCGCGGCGATGGTCAACGGCGCGCTGTACGAGGTGCTCGATTTCCACGACACCTACATTCCGTGCTTCATGCACGCGGTGTCCGCGGTGCTGCCCGCGGTTCTGGCGCTGGCCGAGGCGCGCGGGGCGAGCGGGCGTGACTTGCTCATCGCGCTGGCGCTGGGAGTCGAAGCCGAACTGGCGGTGGCGACGATCCTGATGCCGACCGGTTATTGCCGCGGTGGCGTGCCCGCGGGGCTGACCGGCGGGGTCGGTGCAGCCGCAGCGTGCTGCGTGCTGGCGGGCCTGGACGAAGCGCGCACGACGCACGCGCTGGGCATCGCGATGTGCACCGCCTTCGGGCTGTATGCGTCGGTCGGCAGCATGACGCTCAGCTATATCACCGGCGCGACCGCGCGGAGCGGGCTGTCGGCGTTCGAGCTGGCCGAACGTGGCTTCACCGCGCCCGCCACCGCGTTCGAGGGCGACCGGGGCATGTTCCAGGCGCTGTGCGATGAAGACGCTGCGAAAATCGCACCGGCGCTCGCCACGCTCGGCCATGAATGGCGGCTGTTCGGGCAGACCTACAAGGTTGTGCCGACCGAGACGATCACCCACGGCCCGGTCGAATGCGTGCTGGCCGTCCGCCCACGCGCCGCGGGCCGCACGGTCGATCGGATGACGTTCAAGGTGAACCCGCTGGTCCAATCGATCGCCGACGAACGCCGCGACCGTTTCGGCGCGCCCTCTAGTGAAAGCGAGGCGACGTTCGACCTGCGACATTGCGCCGCCGCGGCGTGGCTACGCGGCCGCTTCACCACTGCGGAAACGACGGCGGATTGCTATACCGATCCGGCAGTGCTGGCCTTGCGCGACCGGATCGACCTGATCGCCGACGATGCACGCGCGACGTTCGAGGGGTGTTCGCTGGAAGTCGCCTTCACTGATGGCTCGACCGAGGCGCGCAACGTCGATCATTTCCTCGGCACGCCCGGCGCGCGCGTTCCCGACGCGACGCTCGGCCAGCTGTTCCGCGATTATGCCGGGGCGCTTCCGCCAGGCCGCGCCGACGCGATCATCGACACCGTCTGGGCGCTCGACACGGTGCCCGGCATCCGCACGCTGACACACCTGTTGAGGATCGACGCATGA
- a CDS encoding alpha/beta fold hydrolase, translating to MTLVTLPGGEAIWYKVTGDGPPLLHIHGSAFGHRNFGHLTPLSAQDFAVIDFDLPGYGDSRGDSRPGGMAGIAELVFELIEALPYEKVSIHGTSFGAMVALTLAAHHPEVVDRLVLSCFLARYDNAARMMRATWKRCAREQGMVAVADLTSVAGFARGFYDRPDAEAVLESIRDANSKTLPEAFIAGTETIEKTDLSPLLPKITMPVLLLAGAEDNMTAFDTAPSGFGMRRIAEALPQAELHVIPESGHYLVIEQPEIAAEKIAAFFRK from the coding sequence ATGACCTTGGTGACCCTGCCCGGCGGCGAGGCGATCTGGTACAAGGTGACCGGAGATGGTCCGCCGTTGCTCCACATCCACGGCTCCGCGTTCGGGCATCGCAATTTCGGGCATTTGACGCCGCTGAGCGCGCAGGACTTTGCGGTGATCGACTTCGATCTGCCCGGCTACGGCGACAGCCGCGGCGACTCGCGGCCCGGCGGCATGGCGGGAATCGCCGAACTGGTGTTCGAACTGATCGAGGCGCTGCCGTATGAGAAGGTCAGCATCCACGGCACGTCGTTTGGTGCGATGGTCGCGTTGACGCTGGCGGCGCATCATCCCGAGGTGGTCGACCGGCTGGTGCTGAGCTGCTTTCTCGCACGCTACGACAATGCCGCGCGGATGATGCGCGCGACGTGGAAACGGTGCGCGCGCGAGCAGGGCATGGTCGCGGTCGCCGACCTCACGTCGGTCGCGGGGTTTGCGCGCGGCTTCTACGATCGGCCGGATGCGGAGGCGGTACTAGAATCGATCCGCGACGCGAACAGCAAAACCTTGCCCGAGGCGTTCATCGCGGGCACGGAGACGATCGAGAAGACCGACCTCTCGCCGCTGCTGCCCAAGATCACGATGCCCGTCCTGCTGCTGGCGGGCGCGGAGGACAATATGACCGCGTTCGACACCGCGCCGTCGGGCTTCGGGATGCGCCGGATCGCCGAAGCGCTGCCGCAGGCCGAACTGCACGTCATTCCGGAAAGCGGGCATTATCTGGTGATCGAACAGCCCGAAATCGCGGCGGAAAAGATCGCGGCGTTCTTCAGGAAATAG